A single region of the Musa acuminata AAA Group cultivar baxijiao chromosome BXJ1-11, Cavendish_Baxijiao_AAA, whole genome shotgun sequence genome encodes:
- the LOC135582095 gene encoding 3-dehydrosphinganine reductase TSC10A-like, with the protein MSGLIHRLSHSHSLVLLVYIHIAPSQEYRWIGVHRAQKQAPSLGAVPILFSQHSMASPLLLLPVLMAPVVFAAVLAFLVRPRPVRVPIKGRHVFITGGSSGIGLALARLAAAEGAHVSILARRAAQLQEARDAIRLATGVDVAIFSADVRDADAVAKAVEAAGPVDVLVCNHGVFTPQELEKQDLEEVRFMVEVNLMGTFNLIKAALPIMKQRTKVTGLPASIAIMSSQAGQVGVYGYTAYSASKFALRGLAEALQHEVIADDIHVSMIFPPDTETPGFAEEHRRRPDLTNIIAGSSGGMKADDVAKKALDGIKSSRFIVPCNFEGTMLSIATAGLSPQSSFLTALAEVLGAGFMRFMGLCFQWNWFSSIENWHSKKKGL; encoded by the exons ATGTCAGGACTCATCCATCGGCTCAGCCACTCCCATTCGCTCGTCCtacttgtatatatacatattgctCCGTCTCAAGAATACCGTTGGATCGGAGTGCACAGAGCTCAGAAACAAGCTCCGTCTCTTGGTGCCGTCCCAATTCTGTTCTCCCAACACTCGATGGCCTCTCCTCTGCTCCTCCTCCCCGTCTTGATGGCTCCCGTCGTCTTCGCCGCCGTCCTCGCCTTCCTAGTACGCCCACGCCCCGTGCGCGTTCCCATCAAGGGCCGCCATGTCTTCATCACCGGGGGTTCCAGCGGCATCGGCCTCGCCCTCGCCCGCCTCGCTGCCGCGGAGGGCGCCCACGTCTCCATCCTTGCTCGTAGAGCCGCCCAACTCCAGGAGGCCCGCGACGCCATCCGCCTCGCAACCGGCGTCGACGTTGCCATATTCAGTGCCGACGTTCGGGACGCCGACGCCGTCGCGAAGGCGGTGGAGGCGGCCGGGCCCGTCGACGTACTGGTGTGCAACCACGGCGTATTCACGCCGCAAGAGCTCGAGAAACAGGATTTGGAGGAAGTGCGGTTCATGGTGGAGGTCAATCTTATGGGTACCTTCAACCTCATCAAGGCTGCGCTGCCTATCATGAAGCAGAGAACCAAGGTCACGGGACTCCCTGCTTCCATCGCTATCATGTCCTCTCAGGCCGGCCAG GTGGGTGTCTACGGTTACACAGCGTACTCCGCTAGCAAATTCGCACTTCGCGGCTTGGCGGAGGCTCTGCAGCATGAGGTCATTGCTGACGACATTCATGTGTCCATGATATTTCCTCCAGATACAGAGACTCCAGGTTTTGCCGAAG AGCACAGGAGGCGGCCAGATCTCACCAATATCATAGCAGGGTCTTCTGGTGGTATGAAGGCCGATGATGTCGCTAAAAAAGCTTTAGATGGCATCAAATCTTCAAGGTTTATTGTTCCCTGCAACTTCGAGGGGACTATGCTATCTATAGCAACAGCTGGTTTGTCCCCACAGAGCTCATTCTTGACTGCATTAGCTGAGGTGCTTGGTGCCGGATTCATGCGCTTCATGGGTTTATGTTTCCAGTGGAATTGGTTTAGTAGTATCGAAAACTGGCATTCCAAAAAGAAGGGCTTGTAA
- the LOC135597006 gene encoding uncharacterized RING finger protein C4G3.12c-like isoform X1: MGSGSSKNAAASSSSGGVRKLRSTGVRVFNSSSCFGLSSIQKIEENGRPKHTVCTAVASKSSGGNDDGCDKVELACHGKFPCSHSSDGEQCGGDNGGIEQIDLVPSRNSETNAVADASSNTSVRSCSHLNFVPDDINFRLNRAVSLGSSESHPLFSAAVSDPRSDAGEHALVNLDSSMNRNDTQSLEPSSSQDAARINAGRDATISLYSNRSFVESRNTRHSHRRFGPEEPLEGSIRFSRTLSVGRLRNRVLRRTPFSDGLFGPAFLEDRPVWSSEQASGRQTSGGAGRAPSSSRRTSELLPDSSSSVPYQIARTMDTNDDDASDTQRRVGNHDVFEHRSAFLERRRRIRSQVRALQRLGSRFESLLGHDRSCILSGQHRTGHCTCRTNNQTANPDDDTSTRASISRIVMLAEALFEVLDEIHQQSVVLSSRPSFSAIGSVPAPKEVVECIPVKIYRKPSKTQNEEVAQCYICLVEYEEGDCMRMLPCNHEFHRTCIDKWLKEIHRVCPLCRRDVCTIDASSK; the protein is encoded by the exons ATGGGATCTGGCAGTAGCAAGAACGCGGCGGCGTCGTCTTCGTCGGGTGGCGTCCGGAAGCTGAGATCGACAGGAGTTAGGGTCTTCAACTCCTCCTCCTGCTTCGGTCTCTCCTCTATTCAG AAGATAGAAGAGAATGGGAGGCCTAAGCACACTGTTTGTACTGCAGTAGCGAGCAAATCAAGCGGTGGAAATGATGATGGTTGTGACAAAGTTGAACTTGCTTGTCATGGTAAGTTTCCCTGCTCACATTCTTCTGATGGTGAACAATGTGGAGGAGATAATGGGGGTATAGAGCAGATTGATTTGGTTCCCAGCCGCAATTCTGAAACAAATGCTGTAGCTGATGCATCATCAAACACTTCAGTTAGGTCATGTTCTCATTTGAACTTTGTCCCAGATGATATCAACTTTAGGCTCAACAGAGCAGTCAGTTTGGGTTCATCCGAGTCCCATCCTCTGTTCTCTGCTGCTGTCTCTGACCCGAGAAGTGATGCAGGAGAACATGCTTTAGTAAATCTTGATAGTTCTATGAATAGAAATGATACACAATCTCTGGAACCAAGCTCTTCCCAAGATGCAGCTCGAATTAATGCAGGCAGAGATGCTACAATTAGTCTATATTCTAATAGGAGCTTTGTAGAATCCAGAAATACAAGGCATTCTCATAGAAGGTTTGGACCTGAAGAACCTTTGGAAGGTAGCATACGATTTAGTAGAACACTAAGTGTTGGAAGGCTCCGAAATAGAGTTCTAAGAAGGACTCCATTCTCTGATGGCTTGTTTGGTCCTGCTTTTCTGGAAGATAGGCCTGTGTGGTCCAGCGAGCAGGCTAGTGGAAGACAAACCTCTGGTGGTGCAGGTAGAGCACCTTCTTCTTCCCGGAGGACTAGTGAACTGTTGCCTGATTCCTCTAGTAGTGTACCTTATCAAATTGCTCGAACTATGGATACCAACGATGATGATGCCTCAGATACTCAACGGAGAGTTGGTAATCATGATGTGTTTGAGCACAGATCAGCTTTCCTcgaaaggagaagaagaataagatcTCAG GTTCGTGCTCTTCAACGACTTGGTAGCCGATTTGAAAGTTTGTTAGGTCATGATAGATCATGTATATTATCTGGTCAGCATCGAACAGGTCACTGCACATGCAGAACAAATAATCAAACTGCCAATCCTGATGATGACACAAGCACAAGGGCGAGTATATCAAGGATAGTTATGCTTGCTGAAGCATTGTTTGAG GTTTTGGATGAAATCCACCAACAGTCTGTAGTTCTATCTTCTCGACCATCTTTTTCGGCCATCGGATCAGTTCCTGCACCAAAGGAGGTTGTAGAGTGTATTCCAGTAAAAATATATCGCAAGCCATCAAAAACCCAAAACGAGGAGGTTGCACA ATGTTATATTTGCCTCGTGGAGTATGAAGAAGGGGATTGCATGCGGATGTTGCCTTGCAATCACGAATTTCATCGAACATGTATAGATAAATGGTTGAAAGAAATTCACAG GGTATGCCCCCTTTGTCGACGGGATGTTTGCACAATAGATGCATCAAGCAAGTAG
- the LOC135597006 gene encoding uncharacterized RING finger protein C4G3.12c-like isoform X2 codes for MGSGSSKNAAASSSSGGVRKLRSTGVRVFNSSSCFGLSSIQIEENGRPKHTVCTAVASKSSGGNDDGCDKVELACHGKFPCSHSSDGEQCGGDNGGIEQIDLVPSRNSETNAVADASSNTSVRSCSHLNFVPDDINFRLNRAVSLGSSESHPLFSAAVSDPRSDAGEHALVNLDSSMNRNDTQSLEPSSSQDAARINAGRDATISLYSNRSFVESRNTRHSHRRFGPEEPLEGSIRFSRTLSVGRLRNRVLRRTPFSDGLFGPAFLEDRPVWSSEQASGRQTSGGAGRAPSSSRRTSELLPDSSSSVPYQIARTMDTNDDDASDTQRRVGNHDVFEHRSAFLERRRRIRSQVRALQRLGSRFESLLGHDRSCILSGQHRTGHCTCRTNNQTANPDDDTSTRASISRIVMLAEALFEVLDEIHQQSVVLSSRPSFSAIGSVPAPKEVVECIPVKIYRKPSKTQNEEVAQCYICLVEYEEGDCMRMLPCNHEFHRTCIDKWLKEIHRVCPLCRRDVCTIDASSK; via the exons ATGGGATCTGGCAGTAGCAAGAACGCGGCGGCGTCGTCTTCGTCGGGTGGCGTCCGGAAGCTGAGATCGACAGGAGTTAGGGTCTTCAACTCCTCCTCCTGCTTCGGTCTCTCCTCTATTCAG ATAGAAGAGAATGGGAGGCCTAAGCACACTGTTTGTACTGCAGTAGCGAGCAAATCAAGCGGTGGAAATGATGATGGTTGTGACAAAGTTGAACTTGCTTGTCATGGTAAGTTTCCCTGCTCACATTCTTCTGATGGTGAACAATGTGGAGGAGATAATGGGGGTATAGAGCAGATTGATTTGGTTCCCAGCCGCAATTCTGAAACAAATGCTGTAGCTGATGCATCATCAAACACTTCAGTTAGGTCATGTTCTCATTTGAACTTTGTCCCAGATGATATCAACTTTAGGCTCAACAGAGCAGTCAGTTTGGGTTCATCCGAGTCCCATCCTCTGTTCTCTGCTGCTGTCTCTGACCCGAGAAGTGATGCAGGAGAACATGCTTTAGTAAATCTTGATAGTTCTATGAATAGAAATGATACACAATCTCTGGAACCAAGCTCTTCCCAAGATGCAGCTCGAATTAATGCAGGCAGAGATGCTACAATTAGTCTATATTCTAATAGGAGCTTTGTAGAATCCAGAAATACAAGGCATTCTCATAGAAGGTTTGGACCTGAAGAACCTTTGGAAGGTAGCATACGATTTAGTAGAACACTAAGTGTTGGAAGGCTCCGAAATAGAGTTCTAAGAAGGACTCCATTCTCTGATGGCTTGTTTGGTCCTGCTTTTCTGGAAGATAGGCCTGTGTGGTCCAGCGAGCAGGCTAGTGGAAGACAAACCTCTGGTGGTGCAGGTAGAGCACCTTCTTCTTCCCGGAGGACTAGTGAACTGTTGCCTGATTCCTCTAGTAGTGTACCTTATCAAATTGCTCGAACTATGGATACCAACGATGATGATGCCTCAGATACTCAACGGAGAGTTGGTAATCATGATGTGTTTGAGCACAGATCAGCTTTCCTcgaaaggagaagaagaataagatcTCAG GTTCGTGCTCTTCAACGACTTGGTAGCCGATTTGAAAGTTTGTTAGGTCATGATAGATCATGTATATTATCTGGTCAGCATCGAACAGGTCACTGCACATGCAGAACAAATAATCAAACTGCCAATCCTGATGATGACACAAGCACAAGGGCGAGTATATCAAGGATAGTTATGCTTGCTGAAGCATTGTTTGAG GTTTTGGATGAAATCCACCAACAGTCTGTAGTTCTATCTTCTCGACCATCTTTTTCGGCCATCGGATCAGTTCCTGCACCAAAGGAGGTTGTAGAGTGTATTCCAGTAAAAATATATCGCAAGCCATCAAAAACCCAAAACGAGGAGGTTGCACA ATGTTATATTTGCCTCGTGGAGTATGAAGAAGGGGATTGCATGCGGATGTTGCCTTGCAATCACGAATTTCATCGAACATGTATAGATAAATGGTTGAAAGAAATTCACAG GGTATGCCCCCTTTGTCGACGGGATGTTTGCACAATAGATGCATCAAGCAAGTAG